In Osmia lignaria lignaria isolate PbOS001 chromosome 5, iyOsmLign1, whole genome shotgun sequence, a single genomic region encodes these proteins:
- the LOC117604793 gene encoding uncharacterized protein LOC117604793, with protein sequence MALRLRSSKDVKKSSYYVWYLGAREAKGVDAMPGAIAYLLERERLQEPFKVTLQVSSKGLKIIQTVHPGGSTRSAVKHLVPGHAVLAAVQREDVVAATLLLPNPATNNPVHVHVYRCDSVETAELLGGQLKALASHTDNLARVTSLEGRVRSNLGSDGRSTRESESSEGSGELRHDPVQTTTIYESLAAELRAKLGRGNSGDNDVGPILLPPRDYDTVHRHRGNLAGIEFRRCLNQTIVGGSTTIDRGGTRSAASSGIGSDSAATPPPYQSHHPLGPRPSRPSRDSSSDDDWGAPAEENDYLPESETTGTSLTLPRLPRSPERLPVQVNRGISPSCNRSRRAAEFRQRSPSPQYQPRMSPGEVTSPRERFQDAKEMFRAMEREAIARPVLSRQRDVESHPAHRIESSRHIHEDQPARQHPASISSTTAHEHLIRRNHSEVSERENDISYRARPRPRTHHYAMERPPEQEVSRPRPRSLYENPTVGRDFRDQRNVADPREVRDFRDRAHVREIREKIRARATTYQELSEHERYPGLDRDSARPPLEIVPTPSRYRHSYAEPPRLGLAALHPY encoded by the exons ATGGCCCTGCGTCTGAGGAGCAGCAAGGATGTCAAGAAGAGCTCGTACTACGTTTGGTACCTGGGCGCGAGGGAGGCCAAGGGGGTGGACGCGATGCCCGGTGCCATAGCTTACCTGCTCGAACGAGAACGGCTTCAAGAACCTTTCAAGGTCACGCTACAG GTGAGCAGTAAGGGACTGAAGATTATACAAACGGTTCATCCAGGCGGCTCGACGAGGTCAGCTGTGAAGCATTTGGTACCAGGACACGCTGTGCTTGCAGCGGTGCAACGGGAGGATGTCGTTGCGGCCACTCTTCTGCTTCCAAATCCGGCCACCAACAATCCCGTCCACGTGCACGTGTACAG ATGTGATTCCGTCGAAACAGCCGAATTGTTGGGCGGTCAGTTGAAGGCACTCGCCTCGCACACCGATAATTTGGCCAGGGTCACCTCGTTGGAAGGTAGAGTGCGCAGTAATTTGGGCAGCGATGGCCGAAGTACCAGGGAATCGGAGTCGTCTGAAGGCAGTGGTGAGCTCAGACACGATCCGGTTCAAACTACCACGATATACGAGTCCTTGGCTGCAGAGTTGCGGGCTAAGTTGG GCAGAGGAAATTCAGGGGACAATGACGTGGGTCCTATACTACTGCCTCCGCGGGATTATGATACCGTGCACAGACATCGTGGTAATCTGGCTGGCATCGAATTCAGACGTTGCCTGAATCAAACGATCGTAGGTGGTAGTACGACGATTGACAGAGGCGGCACGAGGAGTGCTGCCAGCAGTGGAATAGGCTCGGACAGTGCTGCTACGCCCCCGCCTTATCAGAGTCATCATCCTTTGGGCCCAAGACCATCGAGACCTTCTAGAGATTCCTCCTCCG atgACGACTGGGGAGCACCGGCAGAGGAGAACGATTATCTCCCTGAATCAGAGACAACAGGAACAAGTTTAACGCTACCGAGATTACCGAGAAGTCCTGAGAGATTACCTGTTCAGGTGAACAGAGGTATATCTCCGAGTTGCAACAGAAGTCGCAGAGCGGCAGAATTTAGACAAAGATCACCGAGCCCTCAATACCAGCCCAGAATGAGTCCTGGGGAGGTGACCAGCCCCAGGGAAAGATTCCAGGATGCCAAGGAGATGTTCAGAGCAATGGAGCGAGAGGCAATCGCGAGGCCTGTCCTTTCCAGGCAGAGAGATGTTGAAAGTCATCCTGCGCACAG GATCGAGTCGTCCAGGCACATTCACGAGGATCAACCGGCTCGTCAGCATCCAGCGAGCATCAGTTCAACGACTGCCCATGAACACCTGATCAGACGAAATCATTCGGAAGTATCGGAACGGGAGAACGATATTTCTTACAGAGCTCGACCACGGCCCCGAACCCATCATTATGCGATGGAACGCCCACCAGAACAAGAGGTCTCGAGGCCTCGGCCAAGAAGCTTGTACGAAAACCCAACGGTTGGAAGAGATTTCCGAGATCAAAGGAACGTCGCTGATCCGAGAGAA GTTCGGGACTTCCGAGACCGCGCACACGTGAGAGAAATACGCGAGAAGATACGCGCCAGGGCGACGACTTATCAGGAATTGTCTGAGCACGAAAGATACCCAGGACTCGATCGCGACAGTGCCAGACCTCCTCTGGAAATCGTACCCACGCCGAGCAGATACCGGCACAGCTACGCGGAACCGCCCAGACTCGGCCTGGCGGCTCTACATCCTTATTGA